One region of Salvia miltiorrhiza cultivar Shanhuang (shh) chromosome 3, IMPLAD_Smil_shh, whole genome shotgun sequence genomic DNA includes:
- the LOC131016347 gene encoding salt tolerance receptor-like cytoplasmic kinase 1 isoform X2 produces the protein MKDNSDVDAVGERGGGVGDGDCEGLKRRRRREVEEWRDEGEVVLGEDEAAVATDGADEVTVAGAGDGEFGGEADCLWVGPHDLNVNGKKEFEQQMEVLGRLRHPNLIGLKAYYFARDEKLLVHEFMPNGNLFWLLHEAVKMRTMMRLTLPLANSGSTRGLVGGILTRKAWNLFSQLMMRLPNKL, from the exons ATGAAAGACAATTCAGACGTCGACGCCGTGGGAGAGAGGGGCGGCGGCGTCGGAGACGGTGATTGCGAGGGTTTGAAGCGGCGGAGAAGACGTGAGGTTGAGGAGTGGCGGGACGAGGGGGAGGTGGTGCTCGGAGAGGACGAGGCGGCGGTAGCGACGGACGGCGCGGATGAGGTAACGGTGGCGGGGGCTGGAGATGGTGAATTTGGGGGAGAGGCGGATTGCTTGTGGGTGGGGCCACATGATTTGAATGTGAACGGGAAGAAGGAGTTTGAGCAGCAAATGGAGGTGTTGGGCCGCCTACGCCACCCTAATTTGATCGGATTGAAGGCTTACTATTTCGCTAGGGATGAGAAATTGTTGGTTCATGAATTCATGCCTAATGGAAACTTGTTTTGGCTGCTTCATG AAGCAGTGAAGATGAGGACGATGATGAGGCTAACTCTGCCTTTGGCCAACTCTGGAAGCACAAGAGGATTAGTGGGTGGAATTTTAACGAGGAAGGCTTGGAACCTGTTTTCCCAGCTGATGATGCGGCTGCCAAACAAGTTGTAA
- the LOC131016347 gene encoding salt tolerance receptor-like cytoplasmic kinase 1 isoform X1, protein MKDNSDVDAVGERGGGVGDGDCEGLKRRRRREVEEWRDEGEVVLGEDEAAVATDGADEVTVAGAGDGEFGGEADCLWVGPHDLNVNGKKEFEQQMEVLGRLRHPNLIGLKAYYFARDEKLLVHEFMPNGNLFWLLHAEAVKMRTMMRLTLPLANSGSTRGLVGGILTRKAWNLFSQLMMRLPNKL, encoded by the exons ATGAAAGACAATTCAGACGTCGACGCCGTGGGAGAGAGGGGCGGCGGCGTCGGAGACGGTGATTGCGAGGGTTTGAAGCGGCGGAGAAGACGTGAGGTTGAGGAGTGGCGGGACGAGGGGGAGGTGGTGCTCGGAGAGGACGAGGCGGCGGTAGCGACGGACGGCGCGGATGAGGTAACGGTGGCGGGGGCTGGAGATGGTGAATTTGGGGGAGAGGCGGATTGCTTGTGGGTGGGGCCACATGATTTGAATGTGAACGGGAAGAAGGAGTTTGAGCAGCAAATGGAGGTGTTGGGCCGCCTACGCCACCCTAATTTGATCGGATTGAAGGCTTACTATTTCGCTAGGGATGAGAAATTGTTGGTTCATGAATTCATGCCTAATGGAAACTTGTTTTGGCTGCTTCATG CAGAAGCAGTGAAGATGAGGACGATGATGAGGCTAACTCTGCCTTTGGCCAACTCTGGAAGCACAAGAGGATTAGTGGGTGGAATTTTAACGAGGAAGGCTTGGAACCTGTTTTCCCAGCTGATGATGCGGCTGCCAAACAAGTTGTAA
- the LOC131016347 gene encoding salt tolerance receptor-like cytoplasmic kinase 1 isoform X3 codes for MKDNSDVDAVGERGGGVGDGDCEGLKRRRRREVEEWRDEGEVVLGEDEAAVATDGADEVTVAGAGDGEFGGEADCLWVGPHDLNVNGKKEFEQQMEVLGRLRHPNLIGLKAYYFARDEKLLVHEFMPNGNLFWLLHVCSVWALNSDFMSIWNRFP; via the exons ATGAAAGACAATTCAGACGTCGACGCCGTGGGAGAGAGGGGCGGCGGCGTCGGAGACGGTGATTGCGAGGGTTTGAAGCGGCGGAGAAGACGTGAGGTTGAGGAGTGGCGGGACGAGGGGGAGGTGGTGCTCGGAGAGGACGAGGCGGCGGTAGCGACGGACGGCGCGGATGAGGTAACGGTGGCGGGGGCTGGAGATGGTGAATTTGGGGGAGAGGCGGATTGCTTGTGGGTGGGGCCACATGATTTGAATGTGAACGGGAAGAAGGAGTTTGAGCAGCAAATGGAGGTGTTGGGCCGCCTACGCCACCCTAATTTGATCGGATTGAAGGCTTACTATTTCGCTAGGGATGAGAAATTGTTGGTTCATGAATTCATGCCTAATGGAAACTTGTTTTGGCTGCTTCATG TTTGTTCAGTTTGGGCTCTGAATTCTGATTTTATGAGCATCTGGAATAGGTTCCCGTAG
- the LOC131016348 gene encoding 2-methyl-6-phytyl-1,4-hydroquinone methyltransferase, chloroplastic — translation MASAMLNGAENLTLIRAIAPNPKGLGFLSSDFRGKNFPTLTPISRGNISIRTARSRTLTPKCSISAPRPASQPRFIQHKKEAFWFYRFLSIVYDHVINPGHWTEDMRDDALEPADLNHRDLTVVDVGGGTGFTTLGIVKHVDAKNVTILDQSPHQLAKARQKEPLKDCKILEGDAEDLPFPTDSVDRYVSAGSIEYWPDPQRGIKEAYRVLRLGGKACLIGPVYPTFWLSRFFADAWMLFPKEEEYIEWFEKAGFKNVQLKRIGPKWYRGVRRHGLIMGCSVSGVKTSSGDSPLQLGPKTEDVSKPVNPLVFLARLILGAMAGAYYVLVPIYMWIKDQIVPKGQPI, via the exons ATGGCTTCCGCGATGCTCAACGGCGCCGAAAACCTCACTCTCATCCGAGCAATCGCCCCAAACCCCAAAGGATTAGGTTTTCTCAGCTCTGATTTCCGCGGCAAAAACTTCCCCACTCTCACCCCAATCTCGCGCGGCAACATTTCAATTCGAACAGCAAGGAGCCGAACCCTCACCCCAAAATGCAGCATCTCAGCTCCCAGGCCGGCGTCGCAGCCGAGATTCATACAGCACAAGAAGGAGGCATTTTGGTTCTACAGATTTCTGTCGATCGTGTACGACCACGTGATAAACCCAGGGCATTGGACGGAGGATATGAGGGATGATGCGTTGGAGCCTGCCGACCTCAACCATCGGGATTTGACGGTGGTGGACGTTGGCGGTGGGACGGGCTTCACCACTTTGGGGATTGTGAAGCACGTGGATGCCAAGAATGTCACCATTCTCGATCAGTCGCCGCACCAGCTGGCCAAGGCTAGGCAGAAGGAGCCCCTCAAGGACTGCAAGATTCTTGAGGGGGATGCTGAGGACCTCCCCTTCCCCACGGACTCCGTCGATCGATACGTTTCTGCCGGGAG CATTGAGTACTGGCCAGACCCGCAGCGTGGAATCAAGGAAGCTTACAGGGTTTTGAGACTTGGGGGGAAAGCGTGCTTGATTGGTCCCGTATATCCAACATTCTGGTTATCGCGCTTCTTTGCAGATGCGTGGATGCTCTTCCCTAAGGAGGAAGAGTACATAGAGTGGTTTGAGAAGGCAGGGTTCAAGAATGTTCAACTTAAAAGGATTGGTCCAAAATGGTATCGTGGGGTTCGCAGACACGGGCTCATCATGGGATGTTCTGTTTCAGGTGTAAAGACCAGCTCTGGGGACTCACCTTTGCAG CTTGGTCCTAAGACTGAGGATGTATCAAAACCTGTAAATCCATTAGTGTTTCTGGCGCGGTTGATTCTTGGTGCCATGGCTGGAGCTTACTACGTGTTGGTTCCGATTTACATGTGGATCAAGGATCAAATTGTCCCAAAAGGTCAGCCCATATAG